Proteins found in one Deinococcus carri genomic segment:
- a CDS encoding recombinase family protein, giving the protein MTHPAALYIRVSSHLQARDDRYGLARQEAESRAYAVRTGLAIPEGALYTDVITGRSETREGLERLKADRDKYSAIITSEADRLGRTPLAGHRILEELLGLGLHVHNATDGHYNPDDDASVLTFDMRMVIAHQELRQIKRRMLGGKLAAAEKGLIIPHGWRCYGYRQAYDLEGGKAVRRIEVDEAEAAIVREMFHRLAGGETTGKIADDLNARNVPSAMNAVWHPQRVWYIAQNTAYKGEARMTLRHAKREFTFTVPALVDPNTWQLARDSLRRKPRRHTETFWLNGILRCAECGGAMSGTNSHASRKSYRHYRCSRAFKHRHYGDTPTCSQRTHYRMDDLHAHAERIVREIAEHPERYAQAGAPTPPDHSRTLKEIERLEGQLKRYLTDYQRELLTGDEYAQLRDTARRQVEALRAEMAPPLVVSLPNTAAALEAIGNLVREGSPTREVLMRSGTRLSIAPGGVLEVVLRV; this is encoded by the coding sequence ATGACCCACCCTGCCGCCCTCTACATCAGGGTCTCTTCACACCTCCAGGCACGCGACGACCGCTACGGCCTCGCCCGCCAGGAGGCCGAGAGCCGCGCCTACGCTGTCCGCACTGGCCTGGCCATCCCCGAGGGCGCTCTGTACACAGACGTCATCACTGGGCGCAGCGAGACGCGAGAAGGTCTAGAACGGCTAAAGGCGGACCGGGACAAATACAGCGCCATCATCACCAGCGAGGCCGACCGCCTGGGCCGTACGCCGCTTGCCGGGCACCGGATCCTCGAAGAGTTGCTCGGCCTCGGCCTCCACGTCCACAACGCCACGGACGGCCATTACAACCCGGATGACGACGCCAGCGTGCTGACCTTCGACATGCGGATGGTCATCGCACACCAAGAGCTGCGCCAGATCAAACGCCGGATGCTGGGTGGGAAGCTGGCTGCCGCCGAGAAGGGGTTGATCATCCCTCACGGGTGGCGCTGCTACGGGTATCGCCAGGCTTACGACCTGGAAGGCGGCAAGGCGGTGCGGCGCATCGAGGTCGATGAGGCGGAGGCAGCCATCGTCCGCGAGATGTTCCATCGCCTGGCGGGTGGCGAGACGACCGGCAAGATCGCTGACGACCTGAACGCCCGCAATGTCCCCAGCGCCATGAATGCGGTCTGGCATCCGCAGCGCGTCTGGTACATCGCGCAGAACACGGCCTACAAGGGCGAGGCCCGGATGACCCTCCGGCACGCCAAGCGGGAGTTCACCTTCACTGTCCCGGCCCTGGTAGACCCGAACACCTGGCAGCTCGCCCGCGACAGCCTGCGCCGCAAGCCCAGGAGGCACACCGAAACCTTCTGGCTGAACGGCATCCTCCGGTGCGCTGAGTGCGGCGGGGCCATGAGCGGCACGAACAGCCACGCCAGCCGCAAGAGCTACCGCCACTACCGCTGCTCGCGCGCCTTCAAGCACCGCCACTACGGGGACACGCCCACCTGCTCCCAGCGGACCCATTACCGCATGGACGACCTACACGCTCACGCTGAGCGCATTGTGCGCGAGATTGCTGAACACCCGGAGCGGTACGCACAGGCTGGGGCACCCACGCCACCCGACCACAGCCGGACGCTGAAGGAAATCGAGCGGCTGGAGGGGCAGCTCAAGCGGTACCTCACCGACTACCAGCGCGAGCTGCTGACCGGTGACGAGTACGCCCAGCTTCGGGACACGGCCCGGCGGCAGGTTGAGGCGCTGCGGGCTGAGATGGCTCCCCCGCTGGTGGTCAGCCTGCCCAACACGGCGGCAGCCCTGGAAGCCATCGGCAACCTGGTGCGCGAGGGCAGCCCGACGCGGGAGGTGCTGATGCGCTCCGGCACACGCCTGAGCATCGCGCCGGGTGGGGTGCTGGAGGTGGTGCTGCGGGTTTAG
- a CDS encoding DNA cytosine methyltransferase, with translation MGQTQKTSKNEIVGVDLFSGAGGLTHGMYLQGINVVAGIDIDPSCRYPYETNNPARFIQKSVEDVTVQELADFYKNAQIRLLAGCAPCQPFSTYSQRGRAQRGGEDWKLVLDFGRLVRDTQPELVTMENVPQLLQHNVFQEFLDFLEGYQLWYGVVDCVEYGLPQTRRRLVLLASKLGSIRILTPEEFGRARRVVREAIVDLPPLEAGGQHPDDPLHISSRLSELNLRRIRQARPGKTWRDWEDQSLVAACHRKATGETYPSVYGRMEWEQPSPTITTQCFGFGNGRFGHPEQDRAISLREAAILQSFPRNYQFVAPGQKVNLVKVGRMIGNAVPVMIGELVGKSLRHHVNGIQRVDASSA, from the coding sequence ATGGGGCAAACGCAGAAAACATCTAAAAATGAAATAGTCGGTGTCGACCTTTTCTCTGGTGCAGGCGGCCTAACACACGGCATGTATCTTCAGGGCATCAATGTAGTTGCGGGGATTGATATTGATCCGTCGTGCCGCTATCCCTATGAGACGAACAACCCTGCTCGTTTCATACAAAAGAGCGTGGAGGACGTAACCGTCCAGGAGTTAGCTGACTTCTACAAAAATGCTCAAATTCGACTTCTGGCTGGGTGCGCCCCCTGCCAGCCCTTTTCCACCTATAGTCAACGCGGGCGCGCTCAGCGTGGCGGTGAGGACTGGAAGCTGGTACTGGACTTTGGACGACTCGTACGGGACACCCAACCGGAACTTGTGACGATGGAGAACGTCCCGCAACTCCTACAGCACAACGTCTTCCAAGAATTCCTTGACTTCCTAGAAGGCTACCAGCTCTGGTACGGCGTTGTGGATTGCGTTGAGTATGGCTTGCCCCAGACGCGCAGGCGCTTGGTGCTGCTAGCCTCTAAGCTCGGCAGCATCCGCATCTTGACCCCCGAGGAGTTCGGCCGGGCACGTCGAGTAGTACGGGAAGCTATTGTTGACTTGCCCCCCTTAGAAGCAGGCGGCCAGCACCCAGACGACCCACTGCATATCTCATCCAGATTAAGCGAGCTGAATCTCCGCCGCATCCGCCAAGCACGCCCAGGTAAAACTTGGCGAGACTGGGAAGACCAGTCCCTCGTTGCCGCCTGCCACCGGAAGGCAACAGGCGAAACCTACCCAAGCGTGTACGGGCGTATGGAATGGGAGCAGCCCAGCCCGACAATCACAACGCAGTGCTTTGGCTTTGGCAATGGACGTTTCGGCCACCCGGAGCAGGACCGAGCTATCTCACTGCGTGAGGCTGCCATTCTCCAAAGCTTCCCAAGAAACTATCAATTCGTTGCACCCGGACAGAAAGTGAATCTTGTAAAGGTCGGACGCATGATCGGTAACGCAGTGCCGGTTATGATCGGCGAACTAGTTGGTAAATCTCTTAGGCATCATGTCAATGGAATCCAGCGGGTAGATGCAAGCTCAGCCTAA
- a CDS encoding MAE_28990/MAE_18760 family HEPN-like nuclease, whose amino-acid sequence MRIDDSRQIFEERVGEIGEFLDFIGATTSEVGRARITPTQQRILFSTIYLLLYNLIESTIAKSTQAIVEHMIEDGSWTLADLSDEMLVEWTRSNAKTHMEMNYERRLEDTAAVIKEAFGGGALRAFRIDKGGGGNWDDEEIYKFVTKRIGMAFDISPETNAMVKRPVIERQSIMKAIVSMRNSMAHGDLSFSECGSNVTIEDLQDYVNRVISYLRETIDSFERYIVNYAYLKPDSRPATDMGEGSDGANAENI is encoded by the coding sequence ATGAGAATTGATGACTCCCGTCAGATTTTTGAAGAGCGCGTTGGCGAGATTGGGGAGTTTCTGGATTTTATCGGCGCTACCACTTCTGAGGTGGGCCGAGCTAGAATCACACCCACACAACAAAGGATTCTTTTCTCTACCATATATCTACTTCTTTATAATCTTATTGAATCTACAATTGCCAAGAGTACACAGGCAATTGTAGAACATATGATTGAGGACGGCTCTTGGACACTTGCCGACCTGTCAGATGAAATGTTGGTGGAGTGGACGAGAAGCAATGCCAAGACGCATATGGAAATGAACTATGAACGCCGCCTTGAAGACACCGCCGCTGTTATCAAGGAGGCATTTGGCGGAGGTGCATTAAGGGCATTTAGGATTGACAAAGGCGGCGGCGGGAACTGGGATGATGAAGAAATATACAAGTTTGTCACTAAACGGATAGGAATGGCCTTCGATATTTCACCAGAAACCAATGCAATGGTCAAAAGGCCCGTTATCGAAAGACAAAGCATTATGAAAGCTATCGTCTCCATGAGGAATAGCATGGCACATGGCGATTTATCGTTCAGCGAGTGCGGCTCCAATGTAACCATTGAGGATCTACAGGATTACGTTAATAGGGTAATATCTTATCTTAGGGAAACCATTGACTCTTTTGAGAGATATATTGTAAACTATGCTTATCTTAAACCAGACTCTAGGCCAGCAACTGACATGGGCGAGGGAAGTGATGGGGCAAACGCAGAAAACATCTAA
- a CDS encoding DUF262 domain-containing protein — protein sequence MTMLPLFLRTKEEVEAAEAQIAEKTKRIDYFITEYTIEHLAQKVHENEYTIPGYQREYTWDSERKWRFIESLLINLPVPFIFFFENPVDGKLEIVDGSQRLRTLAEFVYGDLALGELDKLSASSGFMFRDFSEARRRKFLNRSIRGIVLNEHADDEARFDLFDRINTGSLTANPAEVRRGALPGLFTDLVIELAKDPLFVNLTPVPEKQVKTREREELVTRFFAYGDGLEDYADEVTPFLFLYTKQMNDMFSSNEDLIIQYEHRFHEMTGFVRDYFPYGFRKSPNGRASPRARFESIAIGTSLALRERPGLTPNRQQIAAWIASEEFAGVTGSDGANGINRLKARLSFVRDRLLENSR from the coding sequence ATGACCATGCTTCCGCTGTTCCTGAGAACCAAGGAGGAAGTCGAAGCCGCCGAGGCCCAGATTGCCGAAAAGACGAAGAGGATTGATTATTTTATTACTGAGTACACGATTGAGCATCTCGCGCAGAAAGTCCACGAGAACGAATACACTATTCCTGGCTATCAACGCGAATACACCTGGGATTCTGAGCGCAAGTGGCGGTTTATCGAGTCTCTGCTGATCAATCTGCCCGTGCCATTCATCTTCTTCTTTGAGAATCCAGTGGATGGCAAACTGGAGATTGTAGACGGCTCCCAGCGCCTCCGAACCCTAGCCGAATTCGTCTACGGTGATTTGGCGCTCGGTGAACTTGACAAGCTCTCCGCCTCATCAGGGTTTATGTTTCGAGATTTCTCTGAAGCGAGAAGGCGCAAGTTTCTGAATCGGTCGATTCGCGGCATTGTACTGAACGAACACGCGGACGATGAGGCAAGGTTCGATCTCTTCGATAGGATAAATACTGGCAGCTTGACTGCGAACCCAGCAGAGGTCAGACGCGGCGCATTGCCTGGTCTATTTACGGATTTAGTAATTGAACTGGCCAAAGATCCACTCTTTGTAAACCTGACGCCCGTACCAGAGAAACAGGTGAAAACTCGGGAGCGCGAAGAACTAGTTACCCGCTTTTTTGCCTACGGTGACGGCTTAGAAGACTACGCAGACGAAGTAACACCCTTCCTGTTCCTATACACGAAACAGATGAATGATATGTTTTCCAGCAACGAAGACTTAATTATTCAATATGAGCATCGGTTCCATGAGATGACAGGATTTGTGCGGGATTACTTTCCCTACGGCTTCCGCAAATCGCCTAATGGCCGCGCTAGCCCCCGCGCACGCTTTGAGAGCATTGCGATTGGTACGTCCCTCGCCTTACGTGAGCGTCCAGGTCTAACCCCAAATCGTCAGCAGATTGCCGCGTGGATAGCCTCGGAGGAGTTCGCAGGGGTAACAGGTTCTGATGGCGCGAATGGAATCAATCGCCTGAAGGCACGTCTTTCATTTGTGCGTGACAGATTGCTGGAAAACTCACGATGA
- a CDS encoding excalibur calcium-binding domain-containing protein, producing MKKLLTLTVLTLASTGVAATSSTGKPCGNSYIPQNSTCHVGTPATPPTAPRQAVWFASCQAARAAGRYDIPRSDGAYSAHLDRDHDGLACESNGDDNDNYNFNPYNTGPRDPNATQSTGSAPAVQVNYGAASPVSPDPAAMKLYRVVQVLDGSHLVLNADYTDFPAELIGVQVPKGQEVAATAWLTKALPVNTLVYVEQDKAAYAPSRAMWVYIWQDQQLVNAQLVLAGLATAVEGGPNTKYLSYFQAAQASAKATGLGVWQP from the coding sequence ATGAAGAAGCTGCTCACCCTCACCGTACTGACCTTGGCCTCTACCGGCGTGGCCGCAACCTCCAGCACTGGAAAACCCTGCGGGAACTCCTACATTCCCCAGAACTCCACCTGTCACGTCGGCACACCAGCGACCCCTCCCACTGCCCCGCGGCAGGCGGTCTGGTTTGCAAGCTGCCAGGCTGCGAGAGCGGCGGGGCGCTATGACATTCCCCGCAGCGACGGGGCCTACAGCGCCCACCTCGACCGCGACCACGACGGCCTCGCCTGTGAGAGCAACGGGGATGACAACGACAACTACAACTTCAACCCCTACAACACGGGTCCCCGGGACCCGAACGCCACCCAGTCCACCGGCAGCGCCCCCGCTGTCCAGGTCAACTATGGGGCCGCATCGCCCGTCTCACCAGACCCGGCTGCCATGAAGCTCTACCGGGTCGTTCAGGTGCTGGACGGTAGCCACCTGGTCCTGAACGCCGACTACACGGATTTCCCGGCCGAACTGATCGGCGTGCAGGTGCCGAAGGGGCAAGAAGTTGCGGCAACAGCCTGGCTCACGAAGGCGCTGCCGGTGAACACGTTGGTCTATGTCGAGCAGGACAAGGCGGCCTACGCGCCGAGTCGGGCGATGTGGGTTTACATCTGGCAGGACCAGCAGCTTGTAAACGCCCAGCTCGTGCTGGCTGGGCTGGCAACGGCAGTCGAGGGTGGCCCCAACACCAAGTACCTGAGCTACTTCCAGGCGGCGCAGGCGAGTGCGAAGGCAACTGGGCTGGGGGTCTGGCAGCCGTGA
- a CDS encoding LexA family protein has translation MPLPSCFLPKRYAPSKAPVLGLISAGSPLDPTPFPVRRRMPIPPGFRRFGMFVLQVDGDSMTLADGTGITHGAFVLVDSKDVLSDTGHTFAFRLPDGNLVVKRLRPHCGRPAMYSDNPAYPPVQLDRTIRNCGRVYAVSQDGRHWEHTRYRPWDR, from the coding sequence TTGCCCTTGCCGTCCTGCTTTCTACCCAAACGTTATGCTCCCAGCAAAGCCCCCGTCCTGGGCTTAATCAGCGCCGGAAGTCCTCTGGATCCAACGCCTTTTCCTGTGCGTCGCCGCATGCCCATCCCGCCCGGGTTCCGCCGGTTCGGGATGTTCGTTCTTCAGGTGGATGGCGACAGCATGACCCTCGCGGACGGCACCGGTATCACACATGGAGCGTTCGTGCTGGTGGACAGCAAGGACGTGCTGTCGGATACCGGACACACCTTTGCCTTCCGGCTTCCCGACGGCAACCTGGTGGTGAAGCGGCTGCGGCCCCACTGCGGGCGTCCGGCCATGTACAGCGACAATCCCGCCTACCCTCCGGTCCAACTCGACCGAACCATCCGCAACTGCGGACGTGTGTACGCCGTAAGCCAGGATGGGCGGCACTGGGAACACACCCGGTATCGACCCTGGGATAGGTGA
- a CDS encoding S24 family peptidase, producing MKAALTPDTPGPAVDHEAVMPGIGQPLLLRADTDEMQGTSPASIRPGDYLHIDRKQTTLDEGRVYVITDTDGVHVRLYTTTRLGSVFRAENRQYEDIPANEAHVIGLVAGVTSDYSPQLLN from the coding sequence TTGAAGGCAGCGCTCACCCCCGACACGCCCGGTCCTGCTGTGGACCACGAGGCCGTCATGCCTGGCATCGGGCAGCCGCTGCTCCTCCGGGCCGATACCGACGAGATGCAGGGCACCAGCCCCGCCAGCATCCGCCCTGGCGATTACCTCCACATCGACCGGAAACAGACCACTCTGGACGAGGGGCGGGTGTACGTCATCACGGACACCGATGGCGTGCACGTCCGTCTGTACACCACCACACGCCTCGGCTCCGTCTTCCGGGCGGAGAACCGGCAGTACGAAGACATCCCTGCCAATGAAGCCCACGTCATCGGCCTGGTCGCTGGCGTGACCAGCGATTACAGCCCACAACTGCTGAACTAA